Proteins encoded together in one uncultured Sphaerochaeta sp. window:
- a CDS encoding V-type ATPase subunit, whose protein sequence is MSSDRVSLYGFINAKLRAKIGLMRQSKVIENLLHASSLVEAVGVLRDSKYHAVAEAYDRTGDLQQMELVLLGMEISMYKEVAGYLEGSSADLIKHLLGKIEIDNLKNTLRLWYSSIMRQRPIRHRSEYLFKDTILSPIDWTALINATSWETVGTALKDSPYHATVTAFSEQDLQQSGLFSLETELDRMWYVHLMECVKTLKKADEEVATSMILLEIDLRNLMMLVRYGWYHHMDADAVKRLLLPWGKVVSSKESEAYLRQNSSERNPHAIINRYYPGLEEQQHPGSVQGDEASVLETLKIEGYLAERRKAIYQRMLSQDPFTIGLSLSYFFLFKEETSMVKAILNGKYYGYEEAYIRGVLV, encoded by the coding sequence ATGAGCAGTGATCGTGTATCGTTGTATGGGTTCATCAACGCCAAGCTTCGGGCTAAGATTGGTTTGATGCGACAGAGCAAGGTTATTGAAAACCTATTGCACGCTTCTTCCCTGGTAGAAGCGGTGGGGGTACTTCGTGACTCCAAATACCACGCGGTAGCTGAGGCATACGACCGAACCGGAGACCTTCAACAGATGGAACTGGTACTTCTTGGGATGGAGATTTCCATGTACAAGGAGGTTGCAGGGTATCTTGAGGGAAGTAGTGCCGACCTGATCAAGCATCTTCTCGGGAAAATCGAGATAGACAACCTGAAGAATACACTCCGACTCTGGTACAGCAGCATCATGAGGCAACGACCCATTCGCCATCGCAGTGAATACCTCTTCAAGGACACCATTCTCTCTCCCATCGATTGGACCGCTTTGATCAATGCAACCAGTTGGGAAACAGTCGGGACTGCACTGAAGGATAGCCCCTATCATGCCACCGTTACTGCATTCAGTGAGCAAGACCTACAGCAATCAGGATTGTTCTCCCTCGAGACAGAGCTGGACCGAATGTGGTATGTGCATCTGATGGAGTGTGTGAAGACGCTCAAGAAAGCAGATGAAGAAGTGGCTACTTCCATGATTCTCCTGGAAATTGATCTGCGCAATCTTATGATGTTGGTACGCTACGGATGGTACCACCATATGGATGCTGATGCAGTGAAGAGACTGCTCCTTCCTTGGGGAAAGGTTGTCTCAAGCAAGGAGAGTGAGGCGTATTTGAGGCAGAATTCCTCAGAGCGTAATCCTCATGCAATCATCAACCGCTATTATCCAGGGCTTGAGGAGCAACAGCATCCCGGCAGCGTGCAAGGTGATGAGGCGAGTGTGCTTGAGACCTTGAAAATTGAAGGTTACTTGGCTGAGCGGAGAAAAGCCATTTACCAACGTATGCTCTCCCAGGATCCATTTACCATCGGACTCTCCTTGTCCTACTTCTTCCTCTTCAAGGAAGAGACAAGCATGGTGAAGGCTATTCTCAATGGGAAGTATTACGGATATGAAGAAGCGTATATCAGGGGGGTGTTGGTATGA
- a CDS encoding fimbria/pilus periplasmic chaperone: MNQIQNKRVKRTIVFLLFSCLLLSSVFAYQFSPLEQSFQPTGAESTKTYTIVNDSNDSIAISLSALIRDQDAQGNEINKPADAYFSIVPNKLVVPPQSSWVVRVQYRGPRTVTNELSFRLKAEQIPYSQGKNSSDKGMFNFLYIYTTSLYVLPSRVVENVGVRAVTPSSLEDGSPALAVSLANLGTVHQLLISAVLEVKDSKGNAVVLQGAEALEGIDGMNILAKKSVTKKIPWPEGLSRDPGVTYQATIKYSN; encoded by the coding sequence ATGAACCAAATTCAGAATAAGAGAGTAAAGCGCACGATAGTCTTTCTCCTGTTTTCTTGCTTGCTGCTTTCATCAGTGTTTGCTTATCAGTTTTCCCCGCTTGAACAATCGTTCCAACCAACGGGTGCTGAGAGTACCAAAACCTATACCATTGTCAATGATAGCAACGACTCGATTGCCATCAGTCTATCTGCACTTATTCGCGATCAGGATGCACAGGGTAATGAGATAAACAAACCTGCAGATGCCTATTTCTCTATTGTTCCGAATAAATTGGTAGTCCCTCCTCAAAGCAGTTGGGTGGTGCGTGTACAATATCGTGGTCCCAGGACAGTAACCAATGAACTCTCTTTTCGTCTGAAAGCAGAGCAGATTCCATATTCTCAGGGAAAGAACAGCTCTGACAAAGGAATGTTCAACTTTCTCTACATCTACACGACAAGCTTGTATGTATTACCTTCAAGGGTTGTTGAGAATGTAGGGGTACGGGCTGTAACCCCCTCAAGTCTTGAAGATGGGTCTCCCGCATTGGCAGTAAGCCTCGCCAATCTTGGGACAGTCCACCAGTTGCTGATTTCAGCAGTGTTGGAGGTCAAGGACAGCAAAGGTAATGCTGTAGTGTTGCAAGGAGCGGAAGCACTGGAAGGTATCGATGGCATGAATATTCTAGCCAAGAAATCGGTGACGAAGAAAATACCATGGCCTGAAGGTCTCTCCCGTGATCCCGGGGTTACCTATCAAGCCACGATCAAATACTCGAATTAA
- a CDS encoding TetR/AcrR family transcriptional regulator C-terminal domain-containing protein — MAQMTKLALAQSLKQLMADHTLNKITVKEIVNRCGVNRQTFYYHFRDIYDLLDWMFINEGQEFARRYPSIHTRDDGESAVRSMCTYLMENKMMIMNIYHSLGRELLDRYLCREMAKLLHGTLADRAKEFGASEEDLAFLIDFYKHAFVGSLLDWVQAGLPGEIDEIVLQFIPMLKGTFDSALKRMALSR; from the coding sequence ATGGCGCAGATGACTAAGTTGGCACTGGCCCAATCCTTAAAGCAATTGATGGCTGATCATACCTTGAACAAGATAACCGTGAAGGAAATCGTGAATCGTTGTGGTGTGAACCGCCAGACATTTTATTACCACTTCAGAGATATCTACGATTTGCTTGATTGGATGTTTATCAATGAAGGGCAAGAGTTTGCCCGTCGCTATCCCAGTATTCATACGAGGGATGATGGTGAGTCTGCAGTGAGGAGCATGTGCACCTATCTGATGGAAAACAAGATGATGATCATGAATATCTACCACAGTCTTGGTAGAGAGTTGCTTGATCGCTATCTCTGTCGCGAAATGGCAAAACTACTCCATGGTACTCTCGCTGACCGTGCCAAAGAGTTTGGAGCCAGCGAGGAAGACCTTGCATTCCTTATTGATTTCTACAAGCATGCTTTTGTCGGGTCATTACTCGATTGGGTGCAAGCGGGATTGCCTGGGGAAATTGACGAAATCGTGCTACAGTTTATTCCAATGCTCAAAGGAACCTTTGATTCTGCACTTAAAAGGATGGCTCTATCACGATAG
- a CDS encoding secondary thiamine-phosphate synthase enzyme YjbQ yields MLHLLTISTPQEAFLPITQQVQKCVTEAQTKEGYVLVFCPHTTAGLTINENADPDVVHDMLLGLRNAFAENSKFRHAEGNSTAHLKASAMGSSVMVPIVHGRLSLGIWQDIYFCEFDGPRTRTFQVMVVSS; encoded by the coding sequence ATGTTACACTTATTAACCATTTCCACTCCACAAGAAGCCTTCTTGCCCATTACACAACAAGTACAAAAGTGTGTAACTGAAGCACAAACCAAGGAAGGATATGTTCTTGTCTTCTGCCCACATACGACTGCAGGACTTACCATCAATGAAAATGCGGATCCAGATGTGGTGCATGATATGCTTCTGGGGTTGCGAAACGCATTTGCTGAGAACAGCAAGTTCAGGCATGCCGAAGGCAATTCAACGGCACACCTGAAAGCTTCTGCCATGGGTTCCAGTGTGATGGTCCCCATTGTGCATGGTAGACTTTCACTGGGTATCTGGCAGGACATCTATTTCTGTGAATTCGACGGCCCAAGAACCAGGACCTTCCAGGTTATGGTGGTTTCTTCCTAA
- a CDS encoding ABC transporter permease subunit codes for MHKLQRAMFKKELLEMARTSRLLIWVVLSAFFGILSPLTAYYLPDLLSFFGATENVVITFGTITYQDAVDQYVKNFSQIGTMVLIFMMMGSLAGEKSDGLIQFLLVRPVSVTCIITAKLASLFILLLIGILVAIMTMGIYTWYLFPGFPVLPFVVSNCFLLIYFFTLGTVTITLSAAVKKPIMAGIGAFGIWLIFSLGTVVAHVGDFSFVLLVNQMVQTIEGFPVEWKPMVGAMVLMALAVVLGVYGLKRWEPND; via the coding sequence ATGCATAAATTACAGCGTGCAATGTTTAAGAAGGAGCTCTTAGAGATGGCAAGAACCAGCCGATTGCTTATATGGGTAGTACTTTCAGCGTTTTTTGGAATACTTTCCCCTCTTACGGCATACTACCTTCCGGATCTACTCTCCTTCTTCGGGGCGACAGAGAATGTGGTAATTACCTTCGGAACAATAACCTACCAAGATGCGGTTGACCAGTATGTGAAGAATTTCAGTCAGATTGGAACAATGGTGCTAATCTTTATGATGATGGGTTCACTAGCCGGTGAGAAATCGGATGGTCTGATCCAATTCCTATTGGTGAGACCGGTAAGCGTGACCTGCATCATCACAGCGAAGCTTGCCAGTCTGTTCATATTATTGCTCATCGGGATATTGGTGGCAATTATGACAATGGGTATCTATACCTGGTACTTGTTCCCGGGTTTTCCCGTACTTCCCTTCGTTGTTTCCAACTGCTTCCTGTTGATCTATTTTTTCACATTGGGAACAGTTACGATTACGCTTTCTGCAGCAGTGAAGAAACCAATCATGGCTGGAATCGGCGCATTTGGAATCTGGCTCATCTTCTCACTTGGTACCGTTGTAGCGCATGTTGGAGATTTCTCATTCGTGCTTCTCGTCAATCAGATGGTGCAGACCATTGAAGGGTTTCCCGTGGAATGGAAACCCATGGTTGGGGCAATGGTGCTCATGGCACTCGCTGTGGTGCTTGGTGTATATGGACTGAAGCGGTGGGAGCCAAACGACTGA
- a CDS encoding ABC transporter ATP-binding protein produces MAIVEMHDMRKQYGPVQALDGVSLSVEEGTVFGFLGPNGAGKSTLIKILTGLLTPSSGSYIIAGKSGIQSKQSFGYLAQQPAYYGWMTAKELLEISGDLYGMNRQERDERIVQLLELCGIADAADRRIGGYSGGMRQRLGIAQAILHRPSVVFLDEPVSALDPVGRKEVLSLIATLRKETTIFMSSHILDDVQRVCDEVAIINKGSIRIHEKTKTLLRLHAKPIMHMEFTSMEEANACVKELSDSGLQASVKAFTVSLSSDLYAEHANQILSMISQHNWRLVNLHHQEATLEDVFMHHIQETTNA; encoded by the coding sequence ATGGCAATCGTTGAAATGCATGATATGAGAAAACAGTATGGGCCTGTGCAGGCTCTGGACGGAGTCTCCCTCTCTGTCGAAGAGGGCACGGTATTTGGCTTTCTCGGTCCGAATGGGGCAGGGAAATCGACACTCATAAAAATATTGACCGGCTTGCTGACTCCCTCATCAGGTAGCTATATCATTGCTGGGAAATCCGGCATACAGAGTAAACAGAGCTTTGGATATCTTGCGCAGCAGCCTGCATATTATGGCTGGATGACTGCCAAGGAGTTGCTTGAGATCTCTGGTGATCTCTACGGGATGAATCGCCAGGAGAGAGATGAGAGAATAGTACAACTGCTGGAACTCTGTGGGATTGCTGATGCTGCAGATCGACGTATTGGTGGATACTCAGGAGGGATGAGACAACGCCTGGGTATAGCACAGGCGATCTTGCATCGCCCAAGTGTGGTTTTTCTTGATGAACCGGTATCAGCACTCGATCCCGTTGGACGAAAAGAAGTGCTCTCACTTATTGCAACATTGAGGAAAGAGACCACCATCTTTATGTCTTCCCATATCCTCGATGATGTGCAGAGGGTATGTGACGAAGTTGCCATCATCAATAAAGGGTCCATCCGAATCCATGAGAAGACCAAGACACTCTTGAGATTACATGCTAAACCGATCATGCATATGGAGTTTACATCCATGGAAGAAGCCAATGCATGCGTAAAGGAGTTATCTGATTCTGGGTTGCAGGCATCAGTCAAGGCATTCACAGTCTCTCTTTCTTCAGATCTATATGCAGAACATGCAAATCAAATACTTTCGATGATAAGTCAACATAACTGGCGTTTAGTGAACTTACATCATCAGGAAGCCACCTTGGAGGATGTGTTCATGCATCATATACAGGAGACGACCAATGCATAA